A genomic window from Manduca sexta isolate Smith_Timp_Sample1 chromosome 5, JHU_Msex_v1.0, whole genome shotgun sequence includes:
- the LOC115454053 gene encoding uncharacterized protein LOC115454053 translates to MLVFFFLTFTFQRINTVYLYDYEQSTSRSFAMDDFDFEPMVPLAKDREKLTVTKNINCDDFSRYALNCTMEAAVIYNSSKKSPPMPAKIGDWCKAIRHLTSCAIDWNSDCKDVTESHFNEESIKGHMHVVTNVCDDEWFLTQYDNLPSCIEKSSDSWETCYTEFKNVVDAHKNTTHEWTHFETHFFLCCARAQFRRCTLDALFKSSSKCQHEQAVTMQKFSVIVSEGDVFQDCDTNMLYANCPGGDPRPSGNQLEKLMNANAFYNEAQTLQNLNVFLFCLVNAFL, encoded by the exons ATGTTAGTGTTTTTCTTCCTTACATTCACCTTTCAAAGAATAAATACAGTAT ATCTCTATGACTATGAGCAGTCCACATCCCGCTCGTTTGCTATGGACGACTTTGACTTCGAACCGATGGTGCCTCTCGCCAAAGACAGGGAAAAGCTGACAGTGACAAAGAACATCAACTGCGACGACTTCTCGAGATATGCTCTCAACTGTACTATGGAAGCCgctgtaatttataattctagCAAGAAATCACCCCCCATGCCAGCTAAAATTGGAGACTGGTGCAA agCCATTAGACACCTAACGAGCTGTGCTATAGACTGGAACTCGGATTGCAAAGATGTCACCGAAAGCCATTTCAATGAGGAAAGTATCAAGGGCCATATGCACGTTGTAACCAACGTGTGTGATGACGAGTGGTTTCTCACGC AATATGACAACCTGCCCAGTTGTATAGAAAAATCATCCGACTCCTGGGAGACGTGTTATACAGAATTCAAAAACGTTGTGGACGCGCACAAGAATACCACACACGAGTGGACGCATTTTGAAACTCACTTCTTTCTTTGTTG cGCTCGAGCCCAATTCCGAAGATGCACGCTGGACGCCCTTTTCAAGTCCTCGTCGAAGTGCCAACACGAGCAAGCGGTCACGATGCAGAAATTCTCAGTGATAGTTTCAGAAGGTGACGTGTTTCAG GATTGCGACACGAATATGCTGTACGCCAACTGTCCCGGCGGTGACCCTCGACCTTCGGGAAACCAGCTCGAGAAACTAATGAATGCTAACGCTTTTTACAACGAAGCGCAGACGTTACAAAATTTGAATGTGTTCTTGTTTTGTTTAGTAAACGCGTTTCTATGA